The Heptranchias perlo isolate sHepPer1 unplaced genomic scaffold, sHepPer1.hap1 HAP1_SCAFFOLD_1399, whole genome shotgun sequence genome has a segment encoding these proteins:
- the LOC137308827 gene encoding amyloid beta precursor protein binding family B member 1-like: MLGASRGSGLQRSGMDVINSALENMILTTSKQSWTPVIINVASATLTIINEESEEVLSECRVRFLSFMGVGRDVHSFAFIMAAGPDQFDCHMFWCEPNAAGLSEAVQAACMLRYQKCLDARPPGLGSTLTVPCADSVARRVGSSVKKGVQSLLGSFKPKRSGSQTP, from the exons ATGCTGGGAGCCAGCCGTGGGTCAGGGCTGCAGAGATCAG GTATGGATGTGATAAACAGTGCGCTAGAGAACATGATCCTAACCACCAGCAAACAGAGTTGGACCCCTGTGATCATCAACGTAGCCTCAGCAACACTCACAATCATCAATGaggag AGTGAAGAGGTTCTGTCAGAATGCCGGGTGCGTTTCCTCTCGTTTATGGGCGTGGGCCGAGACGTTCACTCATTCGCCTTCATCATGGCCGCTGGGCCCGACCAATTCGACTGTCACATGTTCTGGTGTGAGCCCAACGCTGCCGGCCTATCAGAGGCCGTACAGGCTGCCTGCATG CTGAGGTACCAGAAGTGTTTGGACGCCAGGCCCCCAGGATTGGGGAGCACCCTCACCGTTCCTTGTGCAGACTCCGTCGCCAGGAGAGTTGGTTCCAGCGTCAAGAAAGGGGTGCAGTCGCTCCTGGGCTCTTTCAAACCCAAACGCTCGGGCTCCCAGACTCCGTAA